One Lysinibacillus sp. OF-1 DNA segment encodes these proteins:
- a CDS encoding polysaccharide deacetylase family protein, with protein MTRIHVLVFTVCFLIISGFLGEKGYADKGRPYYEETGEVVWDINTEDKIVALTFDDGPHPKYTAAVLDLLAKYDAKATFFIIGKNAEKYPELVLRSYTEGHELANHTYTHPFKVSIKKLQEELQKTNDTIYSITGFSPVLFRPVGGNYTDAMINAAVKDGYKVVMWSWHQDTQDWKEPGVKKIVQKVMKGTRPGDVILFHDGGGNRTQTIKALEEILPALKKQGYTFVTISEMIESKQQQQEQVQ; from the coding sequence ATGACACGTATACATGTATTGGTTTTTACAGTTTGCTTTTTAATCATCTCGGGATTTTTAGGAGAGAAAGGCTATGCTGATAAGGGTCGCCCTTATTATGAGGAAACAGGAGAAGTGGTATGGGATATCAACACAGAGGATAAAATTGTCGCCCTCACCTTTGATGATGGCCCACATCCCAAGTACACTGCGGCAGTGCTTGATTTATTAGCAAAATATGATGCCAAAGCAACCTTTTTTATTATTGGAAAGAATGCAGAAAAATATCCAGAGCTTGTTTTACGTTCTTATACAGAAGGCCATGAATTAGCCAATCATACGTATACACATCCGTTTAAAGTTTCCATCAAAAAATTGCAAGAGGAGCTTCAAAAGACAAATGACACGATTTATAGTATTACTGGTTTTTCCCCAGTTTTATTCCGTCCTGTAGGTGGAAATTATACGGATGCTATGATTAATGCTGCTGTAAAGGATGGCTACAAGGTTGTGATGTGGTCTTGGCATCAGGATACGCAAGATTGGAAAGAGCCTGGTGTAAAGAAAATTGTGCAAAAGGTGATGAAGGGAACGAGGCCTGGAGATGTCATTTTATTTCATGATGGTGGTGGGAATCGTACACAAACCATTAAGGCATTAGAAGAAATCCTCCCTGCATTAAAAAAACAGGGCTACACATTTGTCACAATATCCGAGATGATTGAAAGTAAACAACAGCAACAGGAGCAAGTTCAATAA
- a CDS encoding DNA-deoxyinosine glycosylase — protein MSSEIKNVLLPVVDSATKVLIVGSMPGKQSLEKQQYYGNPRNHFWPIMSELLETEVPDDYVKRIALLKHNAIGLWDTIETCEREGSLDAAIRNEKPNDFQTLFEEYPNIQLVLFNGAKAFEVFKKHIGLELLEERAYKKMPSTSPIPGKNIKSFAEKLEDWRIIQSYLSS, from the coding sequence GTGTCCAGTGAAATAAAAAATGTATTATTACCAGTCGTAGATTCAGCAACAAAGGTGCTCATTGTAGGCTCAATGCCAGGAAAGCAATCATTAGAAAAGCAACAGTATTATGGCAATCCACGCAATCACTTTTGGCCCATTATGAGTGAGCTGTTAGAGACGGAGGTTCCTGACGATTATGTAAAGAGAATCGCATTGTTAAAACACAATGCAATCGGTCTTTGGGACACGATTGAAACTTGTGAGCGTGAAGGAAGCTTAGACGCAGCAATTCGCAATGAAAAACCAAATGATTTTCAAACCTTATTTGAAGAATATCCTAATATCCAGTTAGTACTCTTTAATGGAGCGAAAGCATTTGAGGTTTTTAAAAAGCATATAGGTCTAGAGCTTTTAGAAGAACGTGCTTATAAAAAAATGCCATCAACCAGTCCGATCCCAGGAAAAAATATAAAATCTTTTGCTGAAAAGCTAGAGGACTGGCGGATTATTCAATCCTATTTATCCTCTTAA
- a CDS encoding DUF2268 domain-containing protein, with protein MAVVPTDKWLDEFVYARKSTKKDELHSLQCSILCDHLVELFQDGLSEEIHYSLQQQGLFLPDETVDVEQLKQHNVWDCVQQEFIYLQKKWNGPTIPIYIFPITQQQTMTNKNGVAYPQALFLFIGEVETQELQALFAHEYNHVCRLHNLKKSLDEMTLLDALILEGLAESAVKDLYGEKWLAPWLKKYSATELLVLWKSHFLQNLQVEGVEKHRPFLYGGELPPWIGYCIGYKIVQSYSKKHSSRHLLFTSSKDILAGSDFPLQ; from the coding sequence ATGGCAGTTGTGCCAACAGATAAGTGGTTAGATGAATTTGTTTATGCCAGAAAATCCACAAAAAAAGATGAGTTACATAGTTTGCAATGCTCCATTCTTTGTGATCATTTAGTCGAATTATTTCAAGACGGCTTGTCAGAAGAAATACACTATTCTTTACAGCAACAGGGACTTTTTCTACCAGATGAGACAGTCGATGTAGAGCAATTAAAGCAGCATAATGTGTGGGATTGCGTACAGCAAGAATTTATATACTTGCAAAAGAAATGGAATGGTCCGACTATACCGATTTATATTTTCCCAATTACCCAACAGCAAACGATGACCAATAAAAACGGTGTGGCTTATCCTCAGGCTCTTTTTTTATTTATTGGAGAAGTAGAGACACAGGAACTGCAAGCATTGTTCGCACATGAATATAATCATGTCTGCCGTTTACACAATTTAAAAAAATCCCTCGATGAGATGACTTTGTTGGATGCTCTTATTTTAGAGGGCTTAGCAGAAAGTGCAGTGAAAGATTTATACGGAGAAAAGTGGCTTGCACCATGGTTAAAAAAATATTCAGCTACAGAGCTTTTAGTTTTATGGAAAAGTCATTTTTTGCAGAATTTACAGGTTGAAGGGGTAGAAAAGCATAGGCCGTTTTTATACGGTGGTGAGCTGCCACCTTGGATAGGCTACTGTATAGGCTATAAAATTGTTCAGTCGTATAGTAAGAAGCATTCATCCCGACATCTCCTATTTACGTCAAGCAAAGATATACTTGCTGGTTCAGATTTTCCGCTACAATAG
- a CDS encoding endo alpha-1,4 polygalactosaminidase: MRKLLLLLLAILIAGSMWLLLAQNPVSSSTSIQAKIADVKDYKYYLDKGNAAIGKDMTKLDLVIVEPIEMQQKYIDSAQKSGTLVYGYINAMEADKWNKALYHQLNEEDFYRNKQGEKVYFAELDSYLMDMTSSHYQELLLTEIQKQIVQKGLDGVFLDTVGNINSYLPQDEQTWQNEAMLSFLQQIKKHNPELSVAQNWGFQTLADYTAPYVDFIMWEDFSYPVVGKDEWSLDMMQKLVHIRDEFGTQVMAISFEDATKSRALAEKFDFKFFYSPAGSYYNTWQ, from the coding sequence ATGAGAAAATTACTGTTACTCTTACTAGCCATTCTTATCGCAGGAAGTATGTGGTTGCTACTTGCTCAAAATCCAGTATCTTCTTCCACTAGTATCCAAGCAAAAATTGCTGACGTGAAAGATTACAAATACTACTTAGATAAAGGCAATGCTGCCATTGGTAAGGACATGACTAAGCTTGATCTAGTGATTGTAGAACCTATTGAAATGCAGCAGAAGTATATTGACAGTGCCCAAAAAAGCGGTACTTTAGTGTATGGCTATATTAATGCAATGGAGGCAGATAAATGGAACAAAGCCCTCTACCATCAATTAAACGAAGAAGACTTTTATCGAAATAAACAAGGTGAAAAAGTGTATTTTGCTGAATTGGATTCCTATTTAATGGATATGACTTCGAGTCATTATCAAGAACTTTTACTAACGGAAATCCAGAAGCAAATTGTACAGAAAGGCTTAGACGGTGTGTTTTTAGATACGGTTGGTAATATTAATTCTTATTTACCCCAAGACGAGCAAACATGGCAAAATGAAGCCATGTTATCATTTCTCCAACAAATTAAAAAACACAATCCTGAACTATCTGTTGCTCAGAATTGGGGGTTTCAAACACTAGCTGATTATACAGCACCCTATGTTGACTTTATTATGTGGGAAGACTTTTCTTACCCAGTGGTAGGAAAAGACGAATGGTCACTCGATATGATGCAAAAACTCGTCCATATACGAGATGAATTTGGTACACAGGTTATGGCAATTAGTTTTGAAGATGCAACAAAAAGTCGTGCATTAGCTGAGAAGTTTGATTTTAAATTCTTTTATAGCCCTGCTGGTTCATACTATAACACCTGGCAGTGA
- a CDS encoding cytochrome c oxidase assembly protein, with protein MHSAHAQSFPIIVQLLIALPFFIAIIFYIVAVIVSNQHKKQWPHFRTICWLVGNVSAIVTLIGPLASLSHVHFAAHMIGHLLLGMLAPLLMALAAPMALLLRTLSVNTARTLSRTMRNPYVRFISHPINASILNVGGLWLLYTTSLFNLMHEHILLYIFIHLHIFLAGYVFTIAFIYIDPTPHPYPYVFRSLILVVALAAHSILAKYIYANPPQYVPVTQAELGAKIMYYGGDAIEIILVYILFYQWFKSTRNAIHTKTTISSR; from the coding sequence TTGCATTCTGCTCATGCTCAAAGCTTTCCCATTATAGTACAGCTACTAATAGCTTTACCATTTTTTATAGCCATTATTTTTTATATCGTAGCTGTCATTGTTTCGAATCAACATAAAAAACAATGGCCGCATTTTCGTACTATCTGTTGGCTTGTGGGAAATGTAAGTGCCATCGTGACACTAATCGGTCCATTGGCTTCTCTTAGTCATGTCCACTTCGCAGCACATATGATAGGGCATCTATTGCTTGGCATGCTTGCCCCCCTACTTATGGCATTAGCAGCTCCCATGGCACTCCTTTTAAGGACATTATCAGTGAACACGGCTCGTACTCTTTCTCGTACAATGAGGAATCCTTATGTTCGTTTTATTTCTCACCCAATTAATGCGTCTATTTTAAATGTAGGTGGCTTATGGTTACTCTATACGACATCACTTTTCAATCTTATGCATGAACATATACTTCTATATATTTTCATTCACCTTCACATTTTTCTAGCAGGCTATGTATTTACCATTGCCTTTATTTATATTGATCCTACACCCCATCCATACCCTTATGTCTTTCGATCACTTATATTAGTAGTAGCACTAGCAGCTCATTCTATATTGGCAAAATATATTTATGCAAATCCTCCTCAGTATGTACCTGTCACACAGGCAGAGCTAGGTGCCAAGATCATGTACTATGGTGGCGATGCAATTGAAATCATCCTTGTTTATATCCTTTTTTATCAATGGTTTAAAAGCACAAGAAATGCTATTCACACAAAGACAACCATTTCATCACGCTAA
- the abc-f gene encoding ribosomal protection-like ABC-F family protein encodes MKELLKLQDVRYEIKDTLLFEHVTGTVKQGEVIGIIGRNGAGKSTLLQLIQGALLPTAGVIQGLSAVKITIVEQELAHFDKPAISAREADLLAKWQVPNRSFAALSGGEKLKMRLAEGFAQNAQILLLDEPTNHLDEQSTAFLIKQVQNNKGTIIVVSHDRYFLDRVATKIWSIEEQSLIEHYGNYTSYMAEREHRRLTQQRAYEKQQKNIDRIEAQMQELTSWSQKGHAQSTKLEGFKEYHRVKAKRLDAQVKSKKRRLEAELAKARVEAVEPEADICFSLNTNQRVGKRLLESKHLSLSFGDRTLLKDVSITAQFGDKIAITGKNGSGKTSFLKVLLGKLEAEGEVWLSPAATIGYLTQEVFDLPLDQTPEQYFYQETFEERGKVRNLMKNLGFTPTHWTSAIGKMSMGERVKCKLMAYILEDKNVLLLDEPTNHLDLPSREQLERTLAQYNGTLLVVSHDRYFLEKVTNSVWEIDNQHIKKKWRKDAPKQVDDTVALRLKLETERQEILGKLSFLTAKDKDYPMLDQKFNELTKQINELK; translated from the coding sequence ATGAAGGAACTTTTAAAATTACAGGATGTACGTTATGAAATAAAGGATACTTTACTATTTGAACATGTGACAGGCACCGTAAAACAAGGTGAGGTTATCGGCATTATTGGAAGAAATGGTGCTGGGAAATCGACATTGTTACAGTTGATTCAAGGTGCATTATTGCCAACTGCGGGAGTAATACAAGGGTTATCAGCTGTAAAAATCACAATCGTTGAACAGGAGCTAGCTCATTTTGACAAACCAGCAATATCTGCAAGAGAGGCTGATTTGCTGGCAAAATGGCAGGTACCCAATAGATCATTTGCAGCTTTAAGCGGTGGAGAGAAACTTAAAATGCGTCTTGCAGAAGGTTTTGCTCAGAATGCTCAAATTCTATTGCTTGATGAACCGACGAATCATTTAGATGAGCAAAGTACCGCTTTTCTTATAAAACAAGTACAAAACAATAAGGGAACGATTATTGTGGTCTCACATGACCGTTATTTTTTAGATAGGGTTGCCACAAAAATTTGGTCTATTGAGGAACAGAGCTTAATTGAACATTATGGCAATTATACAAGCTATATGGCTGAAAGAGAGCACCGAAGATTGACGCAGCAACGTGCCTACGAGAAACAGCAAAAAAACATTGATCGGATTGAGGCCCAAATGCAGGAACTCACATCTTGGTCACAAAAGGGTCATGCACAGTCAACAAAACTAGAAGGCTTTAAGGAGTATCATCGTGTGAAGGCAAAGCGGCTAGACGCACAAGTGAAATCTAAGAAGAGGCGATTAGAGGCAGAGCTTGCGAAGGCAAGGGTGGAAGCGGTGGAGCCTGAAGCAGACATTTGTTTTTCTTTAAACACGAATCAACGTGTTGGCAAGCGATTATTGGAGAGCAAGCATTTATCTTTATCTTTTGGTGATCGTACGTTATTGAAAGATGTCAGCATCACTGCTCAATTTGGAGATAAAATTGCTATTACAGGAAAGAATGGTAGCGGAAAAACAAGCTTTTTAAAAGTTCTTTTAGGGAAGCTAGAAGCTGAGGGAGAGGTGTGGCTATCCCCTGCAGCAACCATAGGTTATTTAACACAGGAAGTATTTGATTTACCACTAGATCAGACACCAGAGCAATATTTTTATCAAGAAACATTTGAAGAGCGTGGGAAAGTCCGCAATCTGATGAAGAATCTAGGATTTACACCAACACATTGGACATCTGCTATAGGCAAGATGAGCATGGGCGAGCGTGTCAAGTGTAAACTGATGGCTTATATTTTAGAGGACAAAAACGTTCTTCTTTTAGATGAACCAACGAATCATCTTGACCTACCTTCGCGTGAACAGTTAGAGCGAACACTTGCGCAATATAATGGGACATTACTTGTCGTCTCCCATGATCGATACTTTCTAGAAAAAGTAACGAATAGCGTTTGGGAGATTGACAATCAGCACATCAAGAAAAAATGGAGAAAAGATGCTCCGAAGCAAGTAGACGACACAGTCGCACTTCGTTTAAAGCTTGAAACAGAACGACAAGAGATATTAGGTAAACTGAGCTTTTTGACAGCTAAGGATAAGGATTACCCAATGCTTGACCAAAAGTTTAACGAGCTGACGAAGCAAATCAATGAGCTTAAATAG
- a CDS encoding DUF2243 domain-containing protein: MTKMYEEQNHKHENRFQYKQRNMWTGILFGLGVVAFIDEVIFHQLLHWHHFYDKSTAAIGLVSDGLFHAFSFFATIGSAFLLADLHRKHGFWLKRWLGGIFLGAGIFQLYDGIIQHKFMKLHQIRYHVDILPYDVVWNILAALLIVIGVVLLLQTNQKGR, encoded by the coding sequence ATGACAAAGATGTACGAGGAACAAAATCATAAACACGAAAACCGCTTTCAATATAAACAACGTAATATGTGGACAGGCATATTATTCGGCCTTGGGGTTGTGGCATTTATAGATGAGGTCATTTTCCATCAATTATTACATTGGCATCATTTTTATGATAAATCTACAGCTGCTATTGGGTTAGTGTCAGATGGTTTATTTCATGCATTCAGCTTTTTCGCGACGATTGGTTCTGCTTTTTTATTGGCTGACCTACATAGAAAGCATGGATTTTGGCTAAAAAGATGGCTTGGTGGTATTTTTCTAGGAGCTGGCATATTTCAATTATACGACGGGATTATTCAACATAAATTCATGAAACTGCATCAAATTCGTTATCATGTTGATATTCTCCCATATGATGTGGTTTGGAACATATTAGCGGCTCTATTAATTGTTATTGGTGTGGTCTTGTTACTCCAAACCAATCAAAAGGGACGTTAG